A region from the Acidobacteriota bacterium genome encodes:
- a CDS encoding ferrous iron transporter B codes for MPDPSPAQPVSSHRKLRIALLGNPNTGKTTLFNRLCGLRAKTANFPGTTTDARFGRWVPHPETPLEVIDLPGLYRLNLDLPESRVCRHALSGEGLFRAPDAVVVVVDTTNLSRNLHLVAELLNYRLPTVVALNMVDLAQRRGLTVDAQRLSQKLGCPVVPMVARTGAGVLELGEAVRRVLREPAAGIRGLEISGLEASDLDVSGFDAPGLEGPHPTLPDCEDSHALAAWADGVVSASIGGGEAVGGAGDTVTERLDQAFTHPLVGLLVFIGVMAGMFWILFELATVPMDLIEATFEHLGGWIEGTLPAGPVRELLVDGVVAGVAGTVVFLPQICLLFFLISLLEDTGYLGRAAFVMDRLLCRFGLPGQAFVPLLSSHACALPGIMATKLIPDRKDRLATILVAPFMSCSARLPVYVLLTTLLFRERPMLAGLAFAGCYLLGATAALLSAFVARRTVLKGRSRPMVLELPSYKMPSLRSALFTAFDQGVGFLRKAGTFILGICIVMWWLSAYPQSPPPESAVELRQEASQLLESAPEPAPEEIQAQVQELRDEAAFEEAQYSQRYSFAGRLGRTFEPALAPLGYDWQLTVGVLTSFLAREVFVSTMAVLLVGDEDLDVEDSGVIERIRTARRDDGSPLFTPATSASLLVFFVLAMQCLPTLAVTRRETDSWKWTVVQLAYMTGLAYVCAFLTYHGLHLLGIP; via the coding sequence GTGCCGGACCCGAGCCCGGCTCAACCGGTCAGCTCCCACCGCAAGCTGCGCATCGCCCTGCTGGGCAACCCCAACACCGGGAAAACCACCCTCTTCAACCGCCTCTGCGGGCTGCGGGCCAAGACCGCCAACTTCCCCGGCACCACTACCGACGCCCGCTTCGGCCGCTGGGTGCCCCACCCCGAGACGCCGCTGGAGGTCATCGATCTCCCCGGCCTCTACCGGCTGAACCTCGACCTACCGGAATCCCGCGTCTGCCGCCATGCCCTGAGCGGCGAGGGGCTCTTCCGGGCGCCGGACGCCGTGGTGGTGGTGGTCGACACCACCAACCTCAGCCGCAACCTGCATCTGGTGGCGGAGCTGCTCAACTATCGCCTTCCCACCGTCGTCGCCCTCAACATGGTGGACCTGGCCCAGCGTCGGGGCCTGACCGTCGATGCCCAACGGCTGTCTCAGAAGCTGGGCTGCCCGGTGGTGCCCATGGTGGCGCGCACCGGCGCCGGCGTGTTGGAGCTCGGGGAGGCGGTGCGTCGAGTGCTCCGAGAGCCCGCCGCCGGGATCCGGGGACTGGAGATTTCAGGTCTCGAAGCTTCCGACCTCGATGTCTCCGGCTTCGACGCCCCCGGCCTCGAAGGCCCCCATCCCACGCTCCCCGATTGTGAAGACTCCCACGCCCTGGCCGCCTGGGCCGACGGCGTGGTCTCCGCCAGCATCGGCGGTGGCGAGGCCGTCGGCGGGGCCGGCGATACGGTGACGGAAAGGCTGGACCAGGCTTTCACCCATCCTCTGGTGGGCTTGTTGGTGTTCATCGGCGTGATGGCGGGGATGTTCTGGATTCTCTTCGAGCTGGCCACCGTCCCCATGGACCTCATCGAGGCCACTTTCGAGCACCTCGGCGGCTGGATCGAGGGCACCCTCCCTGCCGGGCCGGTGCGCGAGCTGTTGGTGGACGGCGTGGTGGCCGGAGTCGCCGGCACCGTGGTCTTCCTGCCACAGATCTGCCTGCTCTTCTTCCTCATCAGCCTGCTCGAGGACACCGGCTATCTGGGCCGCGCCGCCTTCGTCATGGACCGCCTGCTGTGCCGGTTCGGGCTCCCCGGCCAGGCCTTCGTGCCGCTGCTCTCGAGCCACGCCTGCGCACTGCCGGGGATCATGGCCACCAAGCTCATCCCCGACCGCAAGGACCGGCTGGCGACCATCTTGGTGGCTCCGTTCATGAGCTGCTCGGCGCGCCTGCCGGTCTACGTCCTGCTCACCACCCTGCTCTTCCGCGAGCGCCCCATGCTCGCCGGCCTGGCCTTCGCCGGCTGCTATCTGCTGGGGGCCACCGCCGCCCTGCTCAGCGCCTTCGTCGCTCGGCGCACGGTGCTCAAAGGACGCTCCCGACCGATGGTCCTGGAGCTGCCGTCCTACAAGATGCCGTCCCTGCGCAGCGCTCTGTTCACCGCCTTCGACCAGGGGGTCGGCTTCCTACGCAAAGCCGGAACCTTCATCCTGGGCATCTGCATCGTCATGTGGTGGCTCAGCGCCTACCCTCAATCGCCGCCGCCGGAGTCGGCGGTGGAGCTGCGGCAGGAAGCCTCTCAGCTGCTGGAGAGCGCCCCCGAGCCGGCCCCGGAGGAGATCCAGGCACAGGTCCAGGAGCTACGGGACGAGGCCGCCTTCGAGGAGGCGCAGTACTCCCAACGCTACAGCTTCGCCGGCCGCCTGGGGCGCACCTTCGAGCCGGCGCTGGCGCCCCTGGGCTACGACTGGCAGCTCACCGTCGGTGTGCTCACCAGCTTCCTGGCCCGTGAGGTCTTCGTCTCCACCATGGCGGTGCTGCTGGTGGGAGACGAAGATCTGGACGTCGAGGACTCCGGGGTCATCGAGCGCATCCGCACCGCCCGCCGGGACGACGGCTCTCCCCTCTTCACCCCCGCCACCTCCGCCAGCCTGCTGGTCTTCTTCGTCCTCGCCATGCAATGCCTGCCGACCCTGGCGGTGACCCGCCGGGAAACCGACAGCTGGAAGTGGACCGTCGTACAGCTGGCCTATATGACTGGCCTGGCCTACGTCTGCGCGTTCCTCACCTACCACGGCCTGCATTTGCTGGGCATCCCCTGA
- a CDS encoding M23 family metallopeptidase, with protein sequence MKIRKRKMRPGNLSPQELASKRRRDRFEVQIHPMDIRSRVRYLFFSRRQVLSAAAAVLAYVLFLGFALWKAPSVIANLWSYNEYQQLVAERQALGEKLRPLVTELQGLAAETDDLRLTLDRIYLAYGLDNEASIGQGGYPFQVQSVPDSIYADLVRQGEGTRLRVTEQLRVLDIFTEEVKEFESARRGQILTTPSTCPLEHGSFVLTSPFGHRRNPFTNALDFHAGIDLSALEGTPIHAPADGVVVFAGRYPLRRSAAWWRYGNLVVLKNGDDFISLYAHCDEILVRKGQKVEQGDQLATVGNTGLSTNPHLHYEIRRRDTEGNLVPVDPRIYMLDLQLSDSEKLLVATRNAPKLEGFEPLPRLLQR encoded by the coding sequence GTGAAGATCCGCAAGCGCAAGATGCGGCCGGGAAACCTGTCTCCTCAGGAGCTCGCTTCGAAGCGCCGGCGGGACCGCTTCGAGGTGCAGATCCACCCGATGGATATTCGCTCCCGGGTGCGCTACCTCTTCTTCTCCCGACGCCAGGTGTTGAGCGCCGCCGCCGCCGTGCTCGCCTACGTCCTCTTCCTCGGTTTCGCGCTGTGGAAGGCGCCGTCGGTGATCGCCAACCTCTGGAGTTACAACGAGTACCAGCAGCTGGTGGCGGAACGGCAGGCGCTGGGAGAAAAGCTCCGGCCGCTGGTGACGGAGCTCCAAGGCCTGGCTGCGGAGACCGATGATCTGCGCCTCACCCTCGACCGCATCTACCTGGCCTACGGCCTGGACAACGAAGCGAGCATCGGCCAGGGCGGCTATCCCTTCCAGGTGCAGTCGGTGCCCGACTCCATTTACGCCGATCTGGTGCGCCAGGGCGAGGGTACCCGCCTGCGGGTGACGGAGCAGCTGCGGGTGCTGGACATCTTCACCGAGGAGGTGAAGGAGTTCGAGTCGGCGCGGCGGGGGCAGATTCTCACCACCCCCTCCACCTGCCCGCTGGAGCACGGTAGCTTCGTCCTCACCAGTCCTTTCGGCCACCGTCGCAACCCCTTCACCAACGCCCTCGACTTCCACGCCGGCATCGATCTGTCGGCGCTGGAGGGTACCCCCATCCATGCACCGGCGGACGGGGTGGTGGTCTTCGCCGGCCGCTATCCGCTGCGCCGCAGCGCCGCCTGGTGGCGCTACGGCAACCTGGTGGTGCTGAAGAACGGCGATGACTTCATCTCCCTCTACGCCCACTGCGACGAGATTCTGGTGCGCAAGGGCCAGAAGGTGGAGCAGGGGGATCAGCTGGCGACGGTGGGCAACACCGGTCTGTCCACCAACCCGCACCTGCACTACGAGATCCGGCGCCGCGACACCGAGGGCAATCTGGTGCCGGTGGATCCCCGCATCTACATGTTGGACCTGCAGCTCAGCGACAGCGAGAAGCTCCTGGTCGCCACCCGCAACGCCCCCAAGCTGGAAGGCTTCGAGCCGCTACCACGATTGCTGCAGCGCTAG
- a CDS encoding GspE/PulE family protein yields the protein MILTPEIVASVLKRQGILDERQVEMVRKEARNLPNDYSHRAYEQRAVAYELIQSMKLPVHGGDNGDQLVDEHVIARALAKDTDHEHVRIDALSLDADLIESKMSRPFARRHRMIPLEMVAGKLRVACANPFDLEAVDSFRRIADRELEMVVASEPEVLRAITEFYGLRHSVKRAQQDLDQSLDLGNLEQLVRMKSETEIESSDQHVVNAVEFMLQHAYESRASDIHVEPRRETAVIRFRIDGVLHDIQTLPKVVHRAVVSRLKTMSRLDIAEKRRPQDGRVKTLRGGREVELRVSTLPVAFGEKIVLRIFDPEVLTQDLSSLGFYADELSHFNDFISRPHGIVLVTGPTGSGKTTTLYSALKTIANREVNVTTIEDPIEMVYEDFNQTAVQNKVGITFAAALRHILRQDPDIIMVGEIRDQETAHYATQAALTGHLVFSTLHTNDAASAVTRLSDLGVERFMITSTLAGSMAQRLVRKICSHCITDRFLTGDEIRTLRLSVPQGKKVKVREGEGCPECRGTGYLGRSGIFEVLPIDDAVKDLILANADAPEIKREAVKNGMRTLRQSALRKLAEGTTTFEEVVRVTTGG from the coding sequence ATGATTCTGACCCCCGAAATCGTTGCCTCCGTTCTCAAGCGCCAGGGCATTCTCGATGAGCGCCAGGTGGAGATGGTGCGCAAGGAAGCGCGCAACCTCCCCAACGACTATTCCCATCGCGCCTACGAGCAGCGGGCGGTGGCCTACGAGCTGATCCAGAGCATGAAGCTGCCCGTCCACGGTGGCGACAACGGCGACCAACTGGTGGACGAGCACGTCATCGCCCGCGCCCTGGCCAAGGACACGGACCACGAGCACGTGCGCATCGACGCTCTCTCCCTGGACGCCGACCTCATCGAGAGCAAGATGTCCCGCCCCTTCGCCCGCCGCCACCGCATGATCCCCCTGGAGATGGTGGCCGGAAAGCTGCGGGTGGCCTGCGCCAACCCCTTCGATCTCGAAGCCGTGGACTCCTTCCGCCGCATCGCCGACCGCGAGCTGGAAATGGTCGTCGCCTCGGAGCCGGAGGTGCTGCGGGCCATCACCGAGTTCTACGGCCTGCGCCACTCGGTGAAGCGCGCCCAGCAGGATCTGGACCAGAGCCTCGACCTGGGCAACCTCGAGCAGCTGGTGCGGATGAAGAGCGAGACGGAGATCGAATCCAGCGACCAGCACGTGGTCAACGCCGTCGAGTTCATGCTCCAACACGCCTACGAGAGCCGTGCCAGCGACATCCACGTCGAGCCCCGGCGCGAGACCGCGGTGATCCGCTTCCGCATCGACGGCGTGCTCCACGACATCCAGACCCTGCCCAAGGTGGTGCACCGGGCGGTGGTGAGCCGGCTCAAGACCATGTCCCGGCTGGACATCGCCGAGAAACGCCGCCCCCAGGACGGCCGGGTCAAGACCCTCCGCGGCGGCCGCGAGGTGGAGCTCCGCGTTTCCACCCTGCCGGTGGCCTTCGGCGAGAAGATCGTGCTGCGCATCTTCGACCCCGAGGTGCTGACCCAGGATCTGAGCTCCCTGGGCTTCTACGCCGATGAGCTGAGTCATTTCAACGACTTCATCTCCCGCCCCCACGGCATCGTCCTGGTCACAGGCCCCACCGGCTCCGGTAAGACCACCACCCTCTACTCCGCCCTCAAGACCATCGCCAACCGAGAGGTCAACGTCACCACCATCGAGGACCCCATCGAGATGGTCTACGAGGACTTCAACCAGACAGCGGTGCAGAACAAGGTGGGGATCACCTTCGCGGCGGCGCTGCGCCACATCCTGCGCCAGGATCCGGACATCATCATGGTCGGCGAAATCCGCGACCAGGAGACCGCCCACTACGCCACCCAGGCGGCCCTCACCGGCCACCTGGTCTTCTCTACTCTGCACACCAACGACGCCGCCTCCGCCGTCACCCGCCTGTCGGATCTGGGGGTCGAGCGCTTCATGATCACCTCCACCCTCGCCGGCTCCATGGCCCAGCGCCTGGTGCGCAAGATCTGCAGCCACTGCATCACCGACCGCTTCCTCACCGGCGACGAGATCCGCACCCTGCGGTTGTCGGTGCCCCAGGGCAAGAAGGTCAAGGTGCGGGAGGGCGAAGGCTGCCCCGAATGCCGCGGCACCGGCTACCTGGGGCGCTCCGGCATTTTCGAGGTGCTGCCCATCGACGACGCGGTCAAGGACCTCATCCTGGCCAACGCCGACGCTCCGGAAATCAAGCGGGAAGCGGTCAAGAACGGTATGCGCACCCTACGCCAAAGCGCCCTGCGCAAGCTCGCGGAGGGCACCACCACCTTCGAAGAGGTGGTGCGGGTGACCACCGGGGGTTAG
- a CDS encoding FeoA family protein: MEMSSAATAQDAPQDSTKASAAAQALPLTQLAEGQSARLLDARLASEDCLLLSALGLTDHCRLRLCKCGDPWIVQVRTTRIGLAEAVARKLLVLPEPHTGPSPH, from the coding sequence ATGGAAATGTCCTCCGCCGCCACCGCTCAAGACGCTCCACAAGATTCGACCAAGGCGTCCGCCGCCGCCCAAGCGCTGCCCCTCACCCAGCTCGCCGAGGGTCAGAGCGCGCGCTTGCTGGACGCCCGCTTGGCGTCGGAAGACTGCTTGCTCCTCAGCGCTCTCGGGCTCACGGACCACTGCCGGTTGCGGCTGTGCAAGTGCGGCGATCCGTGGATCGTGCAGGTGCGCACCACCCGCATCGGCCTGGCGGAGGCCGTAGCCCGCAAACTCCTCGTCCTGCCGGAGCCCCACACCGGGCCCTCACCGCACTGA
- a CDS encoding inositol monophosphatase family protein — MSQDLLTTATSAARAGGEILRRAFRAEDLAVERKGRHDYVTRVDYESEEAVLEVIRRRHPDHAILAEEGGREAGAAQSDGGEADCQWLVDPLDGTTNFLKQLPFFAVSVACRCRGELVAAVVLDPLRNDLFGAARGLGATLNGQPIRVSSRAGLDDAFVATGFPFRHSQAVRERYFASFHRVFERVSGVRRCGSAALDLAYTASGVFDGFWEYGLAPWDIAAGALLVREAGGVITDDLGEDGFLASGNVVAGPAGLHRELLAEATPSAAEELAVGAEA, encoded by the coding sequence ATGAGCCAGGATCTCCTCACCACCGCCACGTCCGCCGCCCGCGCCGGCGGCGAAATTCTCCGCCGGGCGTTCCGGGCGGAGGATCTGGCCGTGGAGCGCAAGGGGCGCCACGACTACGTCACCCGGGTCGACTATGAGAGCGAGGAGGCGGTGCTCGAAGTGATCCGTCGGCGGCATCCGGACCACGCGATCCTGGCAGAGGAGGGCGGGCGAGAAGCCGGCGCTGCGCAGAGCGATGGCGGGGAGGCGGACTGCCAATGGCTGGTGGATCCGCTGGACGGCACCACCAACTTCCTGAAGCAGCTGCCCTTCTTCGCCGTTTCCGTCGCCTGCCGCTGCCGCGGCGAGCTGGTGGCGGCGGTGGTGCTGGATCCCCTCCGCAACGACCTCTTCGGCGCCGCCCGTGGTCTCGGAGCGACCCTCAACGGCCAGCCCATCCGAGTTTCCTCCCGCGCCGGCCTCGACGACGCCTTCGTCGCCACCGGCTTTCCGTTTCGCCACTCCCAGGCAGTGCGGGAGCGTTACTTCGCTTCCTTCCATCGGGTCTTCGAACGCGTCTCCGGCGTCCGTCGCTGCGGCTCCGCGGCGCTGGATCTGGCCTATACCGCTTCCGGCGTCTTCGACGGCTTCTGGGAGTATGGACTGGCGCCCTGGGATATCGCCGCCGGGGCCCTATTGGTGCGCGAGGCCGGCGGGGTGATCACCGACGACCTGGGGGAGGATGGATTCCTCGCCAGCGGCAACGTGGTGGCGGGCCCGGCGGGGCTGCATCGGGAGCTGTTGGCGGAAGCGACGCCGTCCGCCGCCGAGGAGCTGGCCGTGGGAGCTGAGGCGTGA